Part of the Anguilla rostrata isolate EN2019 chromosome 10, ASM1855537v3, whole genome shotgun sequence genome, AGAAACTATTTAGTGAACGCGGAGATGGGTTGCAGTACATTTTACGAATAAGATGGCAAAAAACTATACGCATCACTGGAAGCAGAGCCACGGTTGATGGCCTTTTAAGGAAATCCCTATTGCGTAACGGTAAGTGACGTCAAACCAGGCAGTAGTCACAAGACTCGAAGTCCGCTATCGAGCTAGCACTCTCCACAGCTCCCTTGCCGGGACCCGGGTATTTGCGTAATTTTTTGAGAGTCGGGGAAAGATGGCAGAGTCAATGGAGCACGTTGGAAGAACCCGTCATATTAAATCCGCCAAAACTTAAGCGTTGTCGGTATCTGATACATCAAAGATTTGCGAAACCGTAGATAACTGTAGACGAGTCCCCTCTTGAGTTGTAACTGTCGTGGcgcttttcattttctttgtggcTTGGGTAGTCGAATGTTGTTATTCGCTTGAGGGGGAATCGTGATCGAAACAAGACGTGGGAGCGTGGAGCGAGGCTAGGGTAGGCAGGCTAGCTCGGTGGGCGCTTGTTTTTGGGGGATGTTCTCCGTACTTTCTTATGGCAGACTGGTTGCCAGGGCTGTCCTCGGCGGACTTTCCCAAACAGATAGCCGGGATTACAGCCTGGTGACAGCTAGCTGTGGATTCGGAAAAGATTTTCGCAAAGGGATTTTGAAGAAAGGGATGTGTTATGGTGACGACGCCTGTTTCATAGCTCGACATAGATCCGCCGATGTTTTGGGTAAGTGCAACTTATGTCCCATTTGCATTTACGTGACCTATCATAGCTAGTAACGTTAGCCAACTAAGCTTTACCTGGAGATAAATCCTTTAATGGCTGTTGTGTTTGCTACCCTTAACTAATCAGCGTTTCCAGTTCATGTATAACTGTATCTTAGCCAGGCAAGGTTAGCTAGCTCTCCGTGTCAGATGTCCACGCAAATCAACGGTATTTCAGTTGTTCGCTACAATGCAACTAGCTAGGCAAGACCCCATACATCCGGTTGAACTTATCAAACGTTATATCATctgacaaatctttttttagtGAATTTCAGCCTAGCTAACTCTATTCATCACTTTCGTTGACATCTAAGTACACCCACCTTAAAATATTTCGTTTTCTTGGCAACATAGCTAGCATGCGTTTAATCTAACATGCGTTACATAGCAAGCTAGTTATCAAGATGTCCAGTGTTACTTTACATGAGTGATACAATTAAAGTAAAATTCAGTTGGTTAACATTCTCTTGTCTTTCAAACGGAATTTTACAAGGAGGAGCAGCATCTTTAGAGAACCGCATGCGGGACAGAACGTCTGCGTATGAGTGCCTATTGTTGGGGGGGAGAAACAAAGGGTAAAATTGACACCGCGcgaagctagctagctggcacGATGTAACGCTGTAAACCGCTAAATAAAGATTCGTGTTTTCAGTGAACACGAAAACGGGTTAACAgtgtttatgtatgttattCGTTCCCATATTTATTGATCACTATTGCTTAACCAACTATCCTGCTGCTTGACTATATGCAGTTGTGATTCAAGCCAACAAGTATTGTGGATACAGATGATTTTGGATGTTAGCCGATTGTTCTGTTTTTAGTGAGATTTTTGTATATGATCTTGTGTTGAAAACGGTTGTTCTTTACCGCGATGAGCGTTGTTACACAGGGAAACCGGTTCGTGTTGTTTAAGGTCAGACTGGTCACGCATGGGGGCAGCCATATTGAGAAAAACCTATCACGTTTCTTCAAAACGTAACGTTACCTACGGGAGAATACGGTGTCCTTAAATGACTTGCAGAATTATTTTACGTTTTCTGTAAAGTGCTCCATTGTACGCTAATTGATAACGCAGTTACTAGCAGTTTGGTTCATAGCATTGTGCAAATTAGACTAATACAGCACCGTCAGCAAAATCTGTACACACGTTTGGATTCCAAAAAGGCACCCTGAAATGTATCTTTATGGCCTTAGCAAATGTTTCTTGCCGTAAGAGAATGATAATAGTTGGCAATAGGCGTAGGTTTCATTCCCACTTGCATTGCTCATAGCTCATGTAAATCAGTTAGATGAATTAAGGGGGATAATCCGTATGACAATATTTTGGGTGACTATGCCCCCTCCGAACCTATGCATATGATAACTGGTGTTAAGATAAACCCGCAAATATTTACcctctgttttcacattatGGACCTTGATTCTGTTGTAGCAGTGCAATAACAAtccaaaatgtacaatttataaTATACTTATGGTGAAATTACGACAAATACGTTTTCCAATGAATGGACCTTAACGTATCCATTTACAACATCAGAGCTCTTTTTACAGACTTGCACTTTGCATGAATTAATATTGTacactgtgtgttttttctccaAGGTTGCATTACCCATAGTTACAATGTCTGCATCACTCATATGTAGCAAAAACGGGGACACTTATGGCCTACCCGGAGACTACAAGATATTCTGTGAGGATGGTAATACTGTCGTTTTTACAGCGGGGCAGGTATTGCAGCCCTTCTGGGTGACAGCGGCACATGACTCTGTTCCTAACAGACTGTTCGACTGAATCACCCTGACCCTCCAAAGGCCTGTGGTGCTACTGCCTGATTCATAGCTTGATATCTCCGGCAAAGCAAGATCTAGGCATATATGCCAGCACCAGACatctgcatctttttttctctggatGCTGCTGCAACTTTTCTCTGCTGTGTTTATATGATGAGTTTACAGCAATTTTATATCCACCTTATTGCGTTCAGAGcgttcatgtttgtttttgctcaCTTATTTCTACTGTATGCTTTTTCTCAGACAGACTGCTTTGTAAAATGCACAGTACAGGCCTGATACCTTGATACCTTAGGCTCAAGCTTTGTGCCAGGCTGTTGGCAAGGGCATTAACTAGTTCTGTGAAAGGTTCAAAGTGAAGATGCTGAAAACCCTCAGTCTGTGAATGATCTCCGGTTTGCCAGTCATTCTTTCAACTCTGTTTCATCACCagggttaaaaaaacattaaagaagGTATTCATATACTATCTACCCTTCTGTAGTAATCTAGAGCTCAGAGCTTGAAGGTTTTGCAAAACTACTTACAGCATTAACACAGCCTATCAGCCTATGGATTGCACCAATTTGCCatgctgtggggggtgggtgggtgggttgcgGTATTTGCGTTATCGCAATGGCAAAACAGGACAGCATTAAACAAATAAGTATTCCTCCTGTCCCTGCAGCAGTTGTGACAAGGTTCACGTATTAATTAGTGACACGGTAGTTAGCTGAGCCATATCTTCTTTAGAGCAAATCCTACATTTTCATAGTCCATGATCAGTGAATAAATGAGGACAGCAGTTATCACTAGTTTAATATCGTTATTGATTCTGTGGTACATCTGCTAAACCTTAAGCCACAAACAAGAAGAGGGCCTTAATTAGGAGTGGGTGTGATACCAGATCTAACCGGTGGGGATCAAGAACCTCAGCCATAATCCATTTCGTGCTTCCTCTAATACTGGAAATGTCAGACCTCTGTTCTCTTTTAGCTAAACTGAAGTTGTGCGGGAGACATGCGCAGTTCTCAGGATAGAGAAGGACAAAGGGTTTCTGTTGCTGATAAGTCAGTTCAGGTAGTGCAATATTGTCTTGTGTGTTAGGAGTCTGTAATAAGACTGAAAATCAAATGTCACGCGATAGGGAATGAGTGCTTTCCCAGTCCAGTCAGACTGTCATTTGATAGGATAACTGCCCACAAGGAGATTGTAGCAGACTAATGCCTGTCATGTCCTACTTTGAGCTGTATTTTAGTCTGGGTTACACAAGCCAAGTGAACAAATGACGGAGAATTATTCCACTTGTGTAATTCATACTAACATTCTAGGGAGGGGTGTTGAGGTGTCTGTTGCATTCTTTTCAAGGAATCGCATTTTCTTTGAAATAGTGCGGAAAGTGTCTTAAGTCTGCGACTGTGATTTTTCACACCACAGTGACACCCATAGGCTGAATTCTTACGCATGTCAAACCTGCAGTGGTTGAGTAAGAAAAGAAGCTTGGAACCAATCGATGAAACTTTGTTTATTCAAGAGGGTTTGTATGACTGTGTCGAACTTCACCTTACTACACTGCTTCTGTTTGTTGgtgtttatctttttctttcctcttctgGACAGTAGAGCGATAAGGAAATGGAAAGCAGACCAATGAATGAAAAAGGGTGTTACTAAAAACAATGGCAAAGGCCATGCAGGTTTATGGAGCATTCAAGGTGGAAGGGAAGGTCTTTGCAGGGTACGTTACAGATTAAATAGGTAGGACAAAAAGGCATGCAATCACGAGCAGCTGCTTATTGGTTCATTTAAGAGGGCAGGATCCACACTCCTCTGGGGCACGTTTAGCAGTATTGTGAAAACGCTCCAAGATGTGGCTGCCACGGCTGTTTCCCCTACTGTTTATAGTTGGCACGAGTGGCCACACACTGCGCACTGTGGATGGGAGGGATGGGTTCCACACGCTGGCCGGGATGACTCTCCTTGTATGGTCACCCGAGCAGATTCTTGCGAGCAAGAAGCGGAGGGGGAGCATTGCCTTTCCAGGAAAATGTCATATcagggctgttctgtgaaaagtgaaaagggagaagggagggaagaGATTGTCTCACAGGCCACCCCTGCATGTCTTGGTTTTGGTGCACCCTCTGCCATTGTCttttgagcatgctcagtttGTTTAAAACTTGAAGGTTTGCGTATGCATTTAAGTGTGAatcaaaaattaaaatcttGCTCCAAGCTTGTAGTCCCTCCAGCAGTACTATATTTTCAAGTGAAAATGTCTTGCTTGTTTTAAACTAGTCCAAAATTTGTCCTGTCATGATTGAAATGCTGTTTCTCCATTTTTGAAACAATGCTGTCAGATAGGTCAAAGAGAGCACTCCATGGTGGGTCTGAGTATAAACTACTGACCCTTTGCTGGATGATACCTGGGGCATTGGTCGCTCAGGGTACTCTCCTGGGGCTGACTCCCTCTGACTGCTGTCACTCCACTGAACCAGGATCAGGAACAGAGTCTCTGGTTGCAGGCACCCTATCTTGTTGCAAGCAGCCTAACTGGTTCCCAACAATGAGCTACTTGGTGACAGCAGCTGTCCGTCCAGGCGAGACCCTGCTGTGCGCAAAATTAGGAATGCTCTGTGGCACACGACTGGGTGACTTACTGGAATTGGTCAAGGACTGTCGGACCGAGTGGAATTTAGCATGTTTGGCGGAGAGGCGCCCGGGACTTTGCAAAGATAACAAATATGTTGAGCCCAGTCCGTGGTAACAAAAGGCACAAAGCTTGGATTAGTCTTGGTCAGAAATGCACTTCTGCTTCAGGATTGGCTAATGGTCCGGCATGTTGTAAAAGGTTTCAAAAACCTGATTACAAAAGTACCCCTTCCTGTTTGGTGGTAATGCTGATGAATCATTTGAAATTTGCTAACTCGCAGACTTGGGGATGAAAGCATGAGGACAAGCAGCACTGATACGAGCACTTCCCCTTGCCTACCTACAGGGTGAGTTACGGGATATAGAATTTGACATGGTATGTCCTATATAGTAGATACACAAATCTTACGGTTATGGGCTAACAGAACAGCATAAAGAAGTAGCATAAGGAATTATGCGTTTTCAAGCCCGTTATACAATATATagcttctcttttttattatcaCAGATTGAAAAAACATGACCGTTCGAAATTTGGTCGCATTGATGACAACCCTAGAAAAAACATCTCACTCTGTGACTGGATGTTGACTCCCATCTAAAGTGAGAGTTGGGAGCTGTGTAATGACACTAAAACAGTGGTACTGTCTTGTGTACAATAAAACGCATTTgacacatttattcattaactGATGTAGGCATACCGCAGGTGCCTGGGTCGAGCCAGGCAGGTTGCTGTAATGCAGGGAACTGGGGAATATCGTCCTGACTGAAATACCCCTCTTACTGAACGGCAGTCGTAGGTTGCCCCACAATGCCCCCTGGCAGGGGGCACCAGAGCTGTCGGGGGTTCGATTCATGAACCCGGGATGCGCTGCTGCTCTCAGAGCCCAGGCCCATGGCTATAGATGCCACCCGAGtgtttgcccctcccccttagCAGCAGCACCGCGCAGCTTCAGAGGCCCTGCACAGGCAGTCCTCGCGCTGCAGCTGAGACAACAcacaggcccagcacacagctGACCCAGGGTCAGGGCACAGGGCTGATGGAGCATGACTCCTCACACCTGTCACACCCCAGGACagctggtgtatgtgtgtgtgtgtgttggggggggttcACTGGGTCCCAAATGGTTGTGTGACATTAGAGAGCCTGACTGGCACCCATCTGTCCCATTGTGGCTGGCCTGGTGGCTTGCGGAAGTGGTCTGCAGAACTTGTCAGCAGGCTGTAATTGTAGTTATAAGCACTGAACTATGCCTGCGTTGTATTTTGAATCTAGGTTTATAGGAGTTGAAATGTACCAGATGACATTTTCCTACTTTGAGTGTTCTCATCTCAAGTCCTTGACACTTGAATGTGTGGTGTGGGCAGTGGCATCTTGATCGTTTCCTTGTGACTGTCTTCATGCCGCCAGTAGTTTAGCTGCAGCGTTGGGAGctggctgttctgttccagCAGACACGTCTGTAATAGAAGGGTGTGCATCGGGGCGTTCTTGGCCCCTCCTACTCAACTTTTCCAGTTCTCTGGTTTCCTGTTTGTGTCGGTGGTGACAGACCGTTCTGCACAAATGAATAGGTATCTGATCACAGTTGAGGTTCGTTTTGTCCCTCTGTCTTTATCTGTCAGCAAAGGTTTGTCTGGTCAACAGAACAACTGAAATGTTGCTCTTATCTCTTCATGGAGGAGTGAAACTTCCCCAGTGTGAGGGAATATATGCTTGTGATTAAGGCATACCACTACATTAATTTTGTCCCTTCTGTTGGACCAAGCCATTCTCCCCTTTTATAGCTATTGTGGGCCGCGTTATTTCCCGCTGACAGGAGCTCCCCGATGCTGCACTTCCAGATGAGGACTTTTGTAATCAATTCTACTTTACTGTAGAGTCCTATGCGGTGGAATATGTCACAAGGCAGCTGGAATGCATCACTGAAAACAGAAATCTATACTAATATGTTAAAGGCCCACGGTTTATACTGTGGAAAAATGAGGATAAATTGCACTGACATTTTTTGTAAGATCAGCATTAAGACCTCTTTGGTCAATgttgctgtaaaataaaaataaaaaagcaatccGCAACCTGTCCCTAGTGTGTGCCAACTGGGTCCTTATATTCTAGTATTTGAAGAGTAAAAAATTCCAGTCCTGACGTTCTTTAGTTTTATTAGTAGGCtaattataattattcattttcactaATTGTAAATTTGTCCCTAATTGTGCCTTGATGTGATTCATTGAATTACAGACAGTTGTACTAATTTAATGTATTAATCTTCAGGCTGTTTAGATTCCATATCAGAAAATCTGTCTATTCTATTCTCGTCCTGCCCTGATGGTCTAAGGGAGGTGAGGGTGCTGGACTGTGGGAACTCCAGAACTGGGCGTAGGCCCCTCTGCACAGCTAGGTCCATGCTGGATTTGCCATAGTTCTGTAACATGCAGTCATAAGCTTTGGTTTTCGAATGGCTTGCCAGCAGCTGGCCACTGGGTTGCAACTGCAGCCTCTAGTTGGTGGGACAGAGGGACCTCATACCTTAGCATTTATCtgtgttttcttgcttttcaGGTGTGGCCGACGGCGTGGGGGGATGGAGAGATTACGGCGTGGACCCCTCCCAATTCTCTGGCACGTTGATGAGGACGTGCGAGCGGCTGGTGAAGGAAGGCCGCTTCATGCCCAGCAATCCCGTGGGCATCCTCACCACCAGCTACTACGAGCTCCTTCAGAACAAAGTCCCCTTGCTGGgtgagtgggcggagcctcgcTGGCTTTAAGCACCCCGTGATGAAGCAGTGCCTTTCTCTGTGATATGATGCACTCACTGCTGCCTACCTACAGATTCAGATTCCTTTTTTCTAATTGTCCAGTCAGCACATGCTTTTGAAATGGTTAAATGTTATAATTACTTCCAATACATGTCCTTTTCTGAAGCTGATAGCTGATAGATTTTTAATGTCCAGAAAGATGTGTTCCCAGCAAAATAACAGACCAGCTTGCCAAGTTACCTATGGATTGGTTAGAGGTGAAACTGATAAACTGGTGTTTGACATCCTAAGAGTTCAGTTCTCTTTGCTTAACAAGTGCAGCCAAGTGCGATTTTTTTATGTGACGTAGGAGCAGTTGTTTGTGGGGGACGTATGACGTCCGTGTGCTTTTGATATCGGAGCGAGGTTAATGATCAGTCGGGACCCTGACCCCCCCGGCTGTCGGTGGGGAACACTCTCTGACTGCAGGGAGGCGGACTCCTCCAGCGCCATCGAGCTGGAGTCCGGGTAGACTGCGGATCCGCAGgatgagtcagagagagacCGTGTCATGAGTTAGAGAGATGCCTCCCAGCCAGCAAACTGCACGCTCCAGAATCGCCCAAATTCATCACAGCTGCTTGCTGGGAAGGAGAAGCATGCGGCAGCATGTGCGCTATAAAAAAACTACATATTTACAGAGAAACATCTACACAGAGGCTGGTGCCAGCGCAGTAAACAGAGTCATTCCTCCATTCCTCTTTGCCTCCTACCCCCTCTTCCTcagtttttttccataaaaacagacaatggTTCCATGGTTGATAGACAACTGGCACCACTAGTTGTGGTTATAGTTTGTGGGCTGGGCCGGGGAATTAAGAAGGCCAGTTCAAAGCCAATGGTGTGAGAGCTCCGCAATAATATTACCATACGGAGATGTAAAAGGAGCCCGCAAGCGTGATTGTTCACCGATGAGTCACCAGCAGCAGGGTGGGGTTCTGTTCCAGGAGGCCTCTTTGTCGGGATAGTTCTCTTCTGTCCACATCTAACGCAAAATGTGAACGAGCTGGGATCCCAGTCGacccaaaaaaacaactgcactTTGTTTGGGTCcttaatgcaaatgttttttgttctgtcCCGACCTTTAGCGTCACCTCTGCAGTGTGACTGATTAGCGTGGGGCCTTAGGTAACCCTTGGATCTGCCGTGCTTGAATTTGTACGGGCATTAATATAACCCGTCTCTGCTGCCTCCAGTTCAACAGAACCTGATAGTGGAAAGTGAGCGGCCTCCACGGAGACACTGGGTCAGTGTGAGGACAGAGTGTGTTTTGGTGCCGCATGCCAGGCAGTGCTGGTACAGCTTGTGAATGCTGGAGAGTATTTAGGTGTTTACCTGGAGCATTACCTGATGTCCCTCCAAATGGACTATTTCACCACCGATCAAAGAACCCCTgggtgaataaaataaaataaaaaaagaaaatcaaacgCATCGCCTATTGATTAACCTCCAGcagggtttctttttttgaaagtgtGTGAAGGGTACAGAGCTATCAGATCTGATACATCTAccctttcagaatgtttttttttagtgtatttttgaAGTGATACTTCTGCATAGCTGGGAGTTTTTAAAGTCCGGAGACTTTCCTTTCCAAGGTCACAGAGTAGTGATGGAGTAGTACCTGCCGCGCAGGGGCTGGGCCTGGCACCATGCCCCCTGTGGTTTAATCAGCACATAGCAGGCCGCCTCGGGCTTCAGCTCCCCTGGCAAAAATAAAAGGGTCATTGCGtgggagggacacacacagggacttTCAAAGTGTCCTCCCAAAAGACCGTGATCTCTGTACCTAGTACTCTGTACCTCTGTACCTAGTtcggaatgttctggaaaacaaGGACTTCCCCTGGCGCAGTGTTTAGGCTGTTGGCTGATGTACGTTTTGTTTCGTACATGCggtttattttattgttcagCTTTaaagcatgtttgttttttttgtttttttgtcgtCATTgcaatgtagcctatgtattgCACACAACTCTATAGTGGGCTCTCTTTAGATGTTTTGTATAGATGAGGTATCCATGTTGCACGTGAGTCAGTTGGGCTGTCCTTGCACTGAACTGCACACTTGCATAATGGTCTTCTGAAGGGTCTTTTCATGTAGGAGCGAGGCTCAGTTACTGGCTCGGCGTATCGAATGGCCGTTTGCTCTTGCACGTATCAGAAGTGCCGCCGCGGTGATGCACTGATGCACACTGTCGTCCCCCTGCAGGCAGCAGCACGGCGTGCATCGTGGTCCTGGACAGGCACAGCCACCGGCTGCACACGGCCAACCTGGGCGACTCGGGGTTCCTGGTGGTGCGGGGCGGCGAGGTGGTGCACCGGTCGGACGAGCAGCAGCACTACTTCAACACGCCCTTCCAGCTTTCCATCGCGCCCCCCGAGGCAGAGGGCGCGGTCCTCAGCGACAGGTCAGTGATCCGCCGCCGCCGACATCCTGTCTCGCTCCCGCCCTCGCGCCCAGCGGAGTTTTAACCGCGccaggccccaccccctgcccaaACTCGTGCTGGAGATTTCATTTAACGCTCTGCAGAATTGGTGTTCTAgaattgttttcagttaccagttgTGATGGTTActtcatcattagaatgttcagttgggAACATTAAAATCAGctatttgtgatcttgcaccaAGGGTTAAAAAGCAATTTCACTGCATACCGTTTGCTTAGTCAATGGCATGAGACCTGTCTGACGTTactttaaaaagtcattatGTTATCCagaatcatttcaaatatttcagatCAGATAGGGAAGTAGAGGGGTGAGTGtgtctttttaaagaaaggcaTTTTAGTCTGCCTCCTGGGATTTCACTGCTGGAATACAAGAGGATTTGTGGCTATTCTTTCCATGTCATGCCAAGTTAGGCAGATCACCAGTTTCTCATGGGCACCAAGTAAAAAGAATGGACTGTGTCCCTAATTAcgctgccccaccccctctgttcccccgccccccgtccttCTGTCCCTCTAACAAGCCAGTCCGGCCTGATCTAGAGCacgagggctgctgtgatgtcagaAGCAGAGCCAGGGCCATGTGAGGCCTCCGCTCGTTTGTGTTGTGCCAGCAGTGGAGTGTCTGCTCCttccaggagggggcagggctggtggggaggggtgtgctGGCTCCATGCCATCCTTAGAGCCGGGCAGAGCTGTAATCACACAGGAGTGGGCCAGAGGATTTCCTTAAAATAACCAGTCCTGttgcccatttaaaaaaaaatttttattctgtttttcctcttgCCCCTGACTTCGTGAAGATAGAGGAGAACGTCATTTCCAGGTCTCTCGTGTGCCTTTTAATTTGTACgggacagtctgcactttacaCTTTGGCCTGAGTGTAGAAGCTAGGGTTTTACAGTCAAGTGATCAAAGTCTGGTGCAGGAGTGTGTTACTCATTCATacccagccttgtgtgtgtgtgtgtgtgtgtgtgtgtgtgtgtgtgtgtgtgtgtgtgtatgcgtgcctgtgtgtgtgtgtgtgttgctctgtTCATTTGAAAGGCAGAATCAAGGGCATGGTGTCTGGCTTGCTTTTTGGCAGTGGCCTGACTCTCACCTACTTTTCAAGGTGACCCTAGTTTGGCTGTAGGGAGGGCGGATCTCCTTTGGATATTTGACAGATGCCAGGCTATTTCATTACCTACGAGATTCACTAAGAACTCCTTTAAACCCTTTATCTGGAGGAGACAGGCTGATGAGCTGAGCGGCCACATGCTCTACTGGTCTCATCTCAGTGCTGCCGCTGGGCACTAATCCTCCCCATTATTACCGTCTTTCATCTAGATACATTAACCTTTAAggctctttctctccatcactctttgAAAGCGAAATGATGTGCATTCTAAATGAAAGGCGAATGTAGCGAGGAGATACACTAGGGCCAGGATAGGTCAAGAAACGAGGCCAGGGATATCGCAGGCCTCCAAGAACGGAACTCGACACGTTCAGCTCCGGTCTATATCCGTTCAGGCACTGGCACGCTGGCACGAGCCAGGAACCCAAGCCCAGGACGAAGTGTACGTTTCCATGCCCTGTCCTTCTGACCTCGTGCTGACCGTACTTTCCGCTGACCTtcgatttgattttattttaatcgcCGTGGCAGCAGGCCTGGCTTCAGTTCAGCCTGCGTTTATCACTGTCGGACCACTGACACCTGTATTATAGGCAGTGTAGGTGGCGTGCTGCCTTTGTGTCTTCATGGGATTTGTAGGGTAGTACAGGTTTGCAACTGTGCTAAGGATAGGAATGATGCTAGTTCAAACTGGAGCAGTTGTCCGTTAATTTCATTTGAGCAGTGACCCTGTGTTTGTGATCTAGACGGTGCGCTCTGTATGTAAACAGTTTGTACGGCAGTCCAATTTTGTGACTGAACTCTGGTTGGGAGTAATGGTAATTCAGAGCGAAGCATTACCCCATTAATTGACTTGAAGCTGCGGCTCATAGCTTAGCGGCCTAGCTTCAGGACATTTGGGAGGTGTTGCAGTTTAGACCCCTTTTCCGGTGGGggccctgggagggagatgccacCCTATGAGTGGTCGGGCTGACAGGCAGAAGGGCGTAGGAGGTTAGTGCAGCCTCAACCCGTTACGGGGAGTTGCAGGAACAAAATGAATACCCAGTACAGTGCAGTGAGGGAAGTGATTCATACAGCTTTACACCAGCAATGCACATCTATGGAGTGCAAAGGGCAGCAACAGATTGCACGCTATCTGGAAAAATCTTTACCAGATACAGTCAATGTAAAATAACTGCAAACCCTGAATCTTTTCAGTCCTCATATGTAGGAATCTGACATGGTTTAAATGAGTATTCtggttattttaaatgcatttggcTGTAGAAATATGTTCACAGTTGAACACTTCATTGGAGATTTCATCACTCTCTATAGGAAACACTGTGAATGCCCCCATGTGACCTCAAGGTTTCTGATTGACAGTGCACCCtgtcccagccccccccccaaacccacactAACCCTGTATGTTTTCCTGTTCCCCCCCCTCACAGTCCTGACGCTGCAGACAGCTCCTCCTTTGATGTCCAGCTGGGAGATATCATCTTGACTGCGACAGACGGCCTCTTTGATAACATGCCCGACTATATGATCCTACAAGAACTCAAAAAACTCAAGGTATGGGTTCATTTTACTTCAGCAGCATCATATACTGACTTGTACAAATGGAATATACCtttaaaatatacagttttTTGGTGTCCTGGTTTGGTGTTAGTTTCTGTTACTTTAACATATGTGtctgaataacattttttcatcTCTTGTGAAGACTTCCTCCCTCCACGGTTATTTATTCTAAACTCAtgctttaatgttatttttagaaCACCAACTATGAAAGTATACAGCAGACAGCCAGAAGCATCGCGGAACAGGCCCACGTCCTGGCTTACGATCCCAACTAC contains:
- the pptc7a gene encoding protein phosphatase PTC7 homolog — encoded protein: MFSVLSYGRLVARAVLGGLSQTDSRDYSLVTASCGFGKDFRKGILKKGMCYGDDACFIARHRSADVLGVADGVGGWRDYGVDPSQFSGTLMRTCERLVKEGRFMPSNPVGILTTSYYELLQNKVPLLGSSTACIVVLDRHSHRLHTANLGDSGFLVVRGGEVVHRSDEQQHYFNTPFQLSIAPPEAEGAVLSDSPDAADSSSFDVQLGDIILTATDGLFDNMPDYMILQELKKLKNTNYESIQQTARSIAEQAHVLAYDPNYMSPFAQFACDNGLNVRGGKPDDITVLLSIVAEYTD